A single genomic interval of Dysidea avara chromosome 6, odDysAvar1.4, whole genome shotgun sequence harbors:
- the LOC136257698 gene encoding probable beta-galactosidase 2 translates to MWGCLGSYVGLCSVVFLSYSQGSEQPGFVRYHDVAGSSYTVTYDERSFFINSKRTIILSGSVHYPRSTPGMWDQIFAEMIKDGLNAVEVYVFWNIHQPKSEQDEFNFSEPANLLLFLEKAAKAGLFVNLRIGPYVCAEWNYGGFPVWINFVTDPILSNEVIKLRSIQKLWLNYMYRFVHQIVNHTEKYLARNGGPVIMAQIENEYNWPEYMDYINWCGNLVAQLDLGIPWVMCNGLSANNTINTCNGNDCQKYADNHAKKYPGQPLAWTENEGWFQEWSVSYNGWADRTPEDMANVILAWFARGGSYHNYYMWYGGNHMGRWAGSGIANQYADGANMHSDLLPNEPKRTHLIRVHKLIADNSAILLGSKIQANNPVYLQCYNNASGKFENCTMQMAFVYNNVIGKIVFLQNTAPVGVLVKYLNSQFAMQPLSVIVLDKSNSIIFESSKVDSVGLRTRRTYTQDGTSMKSFVAWSEDVRIAIKGTVKSSEYPLEQLWVTQDTTEYLFYQTEVGVPVVSGSYVVVDSRKANSLLVFVDGQFQGATDNHDHAAGNISMAVGITTPTKPPFNLTILSVSLGLDNAVYPGFLEKKGIVGSIFIDEINITASAKWFHQPKLTGELLHLYTDSGCKNVAWNSDVSSYNNVPLTWYKTSFTVKQYSTDYSLLLNLQGFGRGHYYVNGVDLGRYWLIKVDGQFVQEYYFIPPDLLNYNGPNLLVIGEELGAPDPSKAKLVLSTVIV, encoded by the coding sequence ATGTGGGGTTGCCTAGGGTCTTATGTAGGTTTATGTAGTGTGGTTTTCTTATCTTATTCACAAGGAAGTGAACAACCAGGATTTGTGAGGTATCACGATGTTGCTGGGTCCAGCTACACGGTCACTTACGATGAGCGAAGTTTTTTCATCAACAGTAAGAGAACCATAATCTTGTCCGGGTCGGTACATTATCCTCGCTCCACTCCTGGAATGTGGGACCAAATATTTGCAGAGATGATTAAGGATGGCTTGAACGCTGTGGAAGTCTATGTGTTCTGGAATATCCACCAGCCTAAGAGTGAACAAGACGAGTTTAATTTTTCTGAGCCAGCAAACCTCCTGCTTTTTCTGGAAAAGGCTGCCAAGGCTGGATTGTTTGTTAACTTGCGCATTGGACCATATGTGTGTGCAGAGTGGAATTACGGTGGATTTCCAGTATGGATAAATTTTGTCACTGACCCAATTTTAAGCAACGAAGTAATAAAACTTCGAAGTATTCAAAAATTGTGGTTAAATTATATGTATCGGTTTGTGCATCAGATTGTCAACCACACTGAGAAATATCTGGCTCGCAACGGAGGTCCTGTAATTATGGCACAAATAGAGAATGAGTACAACTGGCCAGAATATATGGACTATATTAACTGGTGTGGTAATCTGGTAGCTCAACTAGACCTTGGAATACCCTGGGTAATGTGTAATGGATTGAGTGCAAATAACACCATAAATACTTGTAATGGAAACGACTGTCAGAAGTATGCTGATAATCATGCCAAGAAGTATCCCGGTCAGCCACTGGCTTGGACAGAGAATGAGGGATGGTTTCAAGAGTGGTCAGTTTCATATAATGGTTGGGCTGATCGTACGCCAGAAGACATGGCTAATGTTATTCTTGCTTGGTTTGCTAGAGGAGGCTCTTACCACAACTACTACATGTGGTATGGTGGTAACCATATGGGACGATGGGCTGGATCAGGTATTGCTAACCAGTATGCTGATGGTGCCAATATGCATTCTGATTTGTTACCTAATGAACCAAAGAGGACACACTTAATAAGGGTGCACAAACTGATAGCTGACAACTCTGCTATATTACTGGGCAGTAAGATACAAGCTAATAATCCTGTGTATTTACAGTGCTACAACAATGCAAGTGGGAAATTTGAAAATTGCACAATGCAGATGGCTTTTGtttataataatgttattgGTAAAATTGTGTTTTTGCAGAACACTGCACCAGTTGGTGTTTTAGTCAAGTATCTTAACTCACAATTTGCTATGCAGCCTCTATCAGTTATTGTTCTAGACAAATCAAACTCTATTATTTTTGAATCTAGTAAAGTTGATTCTGTGGGTCTTCGTACAAGGAGAACATACACTCAGGATGGTACTAGTATGAAATCATTTGTGGCATGGAGTGAAGATGTAAGGATAGCAATTAAAGGAACAGTCAAATCTTCAGAATATCCACTAGAGCAACTCTGGGTAACCCAGGATACTACTGAGTATCTTTTTTATCAAACAGAAGTCGGTGTACCGGTTGTTAGTGGCTCATATGTAGTAGTTGACAGTCGCAAAGCTAATTCTCTACTAGTTTTTGTTGATGGACAATTTCAAGGTGCTACAGATAATCATGATCATGCGGCTGGAAATATAAGTATGGCAGTTGGCATCACTACTCCAACCAAGCCACCTTTTAATTTAACAATTCTGTCTGTTTCCCTTGGCCTTGATAATGCTGTTTATCCTGGATTTCTTGAGAAGAAAGGAATTGTTGGCAGCATTTTTATTGATGAAATAAACATCACTGCATCTGCAAAGTGGTTTCATCAGCCAAAATTAACTGGTGAAttgttgcatttgtataccGACAGTGGTTGCAAGAATGTTGCATGGAATTCTGATGTTTCAAGCTACAACAATGTTCCATTGACTTGGTACAAGACCAGTTTTACTGTAAAGCAATATTCTACAGATTATAGTTTATTGTTGAACTTGCAAGGTTTTGGTAGAGGACATTATTATGTTAATGGTGTTGATCTTGGTCGATACTGGTTGATCAAAGTAGATGGTCAATTTGTGCAGGAGTATTACTTTATTCCTCCAGACCTTTTGAATTACAATGGTCCCAATCTTTTAGTTATTGGAGAAGAATTGGGTGCCCCAGACCCATCGAAAGCAAAACTGGTTTTATCAACTGTGATagtatag